A segment of the Promicromonospora sukumoe genome:
GACCGCGGCTCGCGCGTCGTCATCCTCGGCTTCAACGGCGCGGGCAAGACGACACTGCTGCGTATCCTCGCGGGCGTCGAGGCCCCGGACACCGGCGAGGTGATCCCGGGCCACGGTCTCAAGCTCGGTTACTACGCCCAGGAGCACGACACGCTCGACATGAACGCGACCGTCGTCGAGAACCTGCGCCACGCGGCCCCGGACCTCACCGACACGCAGGTGCGCTCCGTGCTGGGCTCGTTCCTGTTCAGCGGTGACGACGCCGAGAAGCCCGCCAACGTGCTCTCCGGCGGCGAGAAGACGCGGCTGGCGCTGGCGACGATCGTCGTGTCCGGCGCGAACGTGCTGCTCCTGGACGAGCCCACCAACAACCTCGACCCCGCCTCCCGCGCTGAGATCCTCGGCGCGCTCAAGACGTACGAGGGCGCGGTCGTGATGGTGACCCACGACGACGGCGCCGTCGAGGCCCTGGAGCCCGAGCGCGTGCTGCTCCTGCCCGACGGCGACGAGGACCTCTGGAACGACAGCTACCAGGAGCTCGTCTCCCTCGCGTGATCTCGGCGACCGAGCCTGACGGCCCGACCGCTGGTCGAGCTTGTCGAGACCTCTTGGACCCCTCGGGGAGACCGTAGAACTCCGGGTCGTGTTGCTCTGCGTAGACAATGTCTACGCAGAGCAACAGAGCCCGGGGACGTGGTGCTTTCCCGGGGACCTTGTTCGTGCCGAGGGGTCTCGACAAGCTTGACCGGCGGACGGCCGGGGCTCAGCGGAGCTGGGCCTCGATGAGCGCGTCCTCCTCGTCCTCCGCGCTCGGCCGACGGTCGCGCGGCTGCCGGCGGGCGCGCACGCCCTCGGCGTCGGCCAGGTCCTCGGAGGCCAGCAGCAGGTCACCCGCGGAGACGTTCTCCCCGCGCAGCGCCCCGCGCTCGCGGCGCCACAGCAGCACGTAGCCGGCGATCGCGCCGATCGCGAAGATGCCCCACTGGAACGCGTACGACAGGTGCGACCCGGGGTCCGTGTTGGGCTTGGGCAGCGTGGCGAGCGAGATCCCGGGCGCCGGCTGCTCGGACCGCAGCGCGCCGTACGCGCCGACGGTCCGCCCCTCGGCCCAGCCCGCGCCGGACGGCCCCGCCGCGAGCACCTGCGCCGTCGAGATCGCCTGCACCTGCCCCGCGGGGGCGCCGCGGGACGACGCGGGCTCGTCCGCCCGCAGGGAGACGACCGCGGTCACCGTGCCCGACGGCGGCGCGGGGAACGCATCGGGCTCAGCGCCGTCGGACCCGAGCGGCACCGTGCCGCGGTCCACGACCACCACGACCTCCTGGCCGTCCGGCAGGCGTGCCTCGAACGGCACCAGCACGTGGTACCCGTTCTGGCCGGCGACGGGCCGGTTGCGCAGCAGCACCGTCGCGTCGGTGACGTAGGTGCCCCGCAGCTCGACCGGGCGCCAGACGTCGGACTCCGGGACGACTGCCCCCGGCCCCGGCAGGACCTCGTCCACGGGCACGGCGGGCGCGGACCAGTTGTTCTCGATGCGGTCGATCTCGATCTCGCGCGACTCGTACCGGTTCCACTGCCAGCGCCCGGCGAGCAGGCACAGCGCGGCCAGGACGACGGCGGCGACCGCCAGGATCACCCACTGGCGGGTCGTGCGGGGGCCGCGGGCGTCGTCGGGCATCGGGGCGAGCACCGAGGTATCGGTCACGACACCCGGTCCAGTTCCGCGACCGCCACCGTCTGCTTCCAGAAGGACCGCGCGCCCAGGAACTGCTCCAGGTGCTCACGGTGCTCGTCGCACGCGAGCCACACCTTGCGCCGCTCGGGCGTGTGCAGCTTCGGGTTGTTCCAGAGCAGCCCCCACGCGGCCTGCTCGCGGCAGCCCTTGGCGCTGCAGATCAGCTCGCCGTCGGGAACGGGGTCGGGTGCGGGACCCGAGAGTCCGAGGAGGTCCATTCAGTCGTCCACGTGGTTGATCACGCGGCCCTGGCCCTGGCCGTCCTCGCCCTGGTGTGCGGCCGGGGGCGCTTCCTCGGGCAGCTCCTCCAGCATGGGGGCGGCCTGCGGGGTGACGGGGGAGGTGTCGTGCGTCGTGTGGTCCCGGCCGGCGTTCGCGACCAGCACCGCCGAGTACGGCAGCACCACCGCGGCGGCCAC
Coding sequences within it:
- a CDS encoding SURF1 family cytochrome oxidase biogenesis protein, producing the protein MTDTSVLAPMPDDARGPRTTRQWVILAVAAVVLAALCLLAGRWQWNRYESREIEIDRIENNWSAPAVPVDEVLPGPGAVVPESDVWRPVELRGTYVTDATVLLRNRPVAGQNGYHVLVPFEARLPDGQEVVVVVDRGTVPLGSDGAEPDAFPAPPSGTVTAVVSLRADEPASSRGAPAGQVQAISTAQVLAAGPSGAGWAEGRTVGAYGALRSEQPAPGISLATLPKPNTDPGSHLSYAFQWGIFAIGAIAGYVLLWRRERGALRGENVSAGDLLLASEDLADAEGVRARRQPRDRRPSAEDEEDALIEAQLR
- a CDS encoding DUF3099 domain-containing protein: MNEPVPSITSAQEPLAVDQARRTRSYLIQMSIRVVCIIGAVLVDGWIRWALVAAAVVLPYSAVLVANAGRDHTTHDTSPVTPQAAPMLEELPEEAPPAAHQGEDGQGQGRVINHVDD